A stretch of the Mesorhizobium huakuii genome encodes the following:
- the ptsP gene encoding phosphoenolpyruvate--protein phosphotransferase, which translates to MRDQASGPRVLLKRLRELMQEPLEPQERLDRIVRDIASNMVAEVCSLYVLRADSVLELYATEGLNPNAVHLAQLRLGQGLVGTIAASARPLNLSNAQEHPAFAYLPETGEEIYNSFLGVPVLRAGRTLGVLVVQNKTMRHYRDDEVEALETTAMVIAEMIATGDLARLTRPGLELDLRRPVSFTGLSFNDGVGLGHVVLHEPRIVVTNLFNEDSEEEVRRLETSLGSLRLSIDDMLERRDVAFEGEHRQVLEAYRMFANDRGWVRRLEEAIRNGLTAEAAVEKVQSDMRARMLHMTDPYLRERMSDFDDLANRLLRQLMGRGPEDVAASLPKDAIIVARSMGAAELLDYPRDKMRGLVLEDGAATSHVVIVARAMGIPVAGQMKGAVSMAENGDAIIVDGEEGVIHLRPQSDLEAAYAEKVRFRARRQEVYRELRKKPSTTRDGVQVDLLMNAGLAVDLPQLAEAGAAGIGLFRTELQFMVASTFPRAEAQEKLYRDVLEAARGKPVTFRTIDIGGDKVLPYFKGAIQEENPALGWRAIRLTLDRPGLLRTQIRALLKASGGRELKLMLPMVTELGEIAQAREIIDREVRHLSRFAHHLPTSLKLGAMLEVPSLLFQLDELMKAVDFVSVGSNDLFQFVMAVDRGNTQLANRFDTLSAPFLRVLKQIADAGIRNHTPVTLCGELAGKPISAMALIGLGFRSISMSPASIGPVKAMLTELPLDELTAFFDDNLMAPAQGLPMRALLQAFADDRSIPL; encoded by the coding sequence ATGCGTGACCAGGCCAGCGGCCCGCGCGTTTTGCTGAAACGGCTCCGCGAGCTCATGCAAGAGCCGCTGGAGCCGCAGGAGCGGCTTGACCGGATCGTGCGCGACATCGCCTCCAACATGGTTGCGGAAGTCTGCTCGCTCTATGTGCTGCGCGCCGATTCGGTGCTCGAACTCTACGCCACCGAGGGTCTGAACCCGAACGCCGTCCACCTGGCGCAACTGCGACTCGGACAAGGCCTGGTCGGCACGATTGCCGCCAGCGCGAGGCCGCTCAACCTGTCCAACGCGCAGGAGCACCCGGCTTTCGCCTATCTGCCGGAGACCGGGGAAGAGATCTACAATTCCTTCCTTGGCGTGCCGGTGCTGAGGGCAGGGCGCACGCTGGGCGTGCTGGTCGTGCAGAACAAGACCATGCGCCATTATCGCGACGACGAGGTCGAGGCGCTGGAAACCACCGCCATGGTGATCGCCGAGATGATTGCCACCGGCGATCTGGCACGGCTGACCCGGCCTGGGCTGGAACTCGATTTGCGCCGGCCGGTCAGCTTCACCGGCCTGTCGTTCAACGATGGCGTCGGCCTTGGCCATGTCGTGCTGCACGAGCCGCGCATCGTCGTCACCAACCTGTTCAACGAGGACAGCGAGGAAGAAGTCCGGCGTCTCGAGACCTCGCTCGGCTCGCTCAGGCTTTCCATCGACGACATGCTGGAACGTCGCGACGTCGCCTTCGAGGGCGAGCATCGCCAGGTGCTGGAAGCCTACCGCATGTTCGCCAATGACCGCGGCTGGGTGCGCCGCCTGGAAGAGGCGATCCGCAACGGCCTGACGGCCGAAGCCGCGGTGGAAAAGGTGCAGAGCGACATGCGCGCGCGCATGCTGCACATGACCGATCCCTATCTGCGCGAGCGGATGAGCGATTTCGACGACCTCGCCAACCGGCTCTTGCGCCAGCTGATGGGACGCGGGCCGGAGGATGTCGCGGCCTCGCTGCCGAAGGACGCCATCATCGTCGCCCGCTCGATGGGCGCGGCCGAACTGCTCGACTATCCCCGCGACAAGATGCGCGGGCTGGTGCTCGAGGACGGCGCGGCCACCAGCCACGTCGTCATCGTCGCGCGCGCCATGGGCATTCCCGTCGCCGGCCAGATGAAGGGCGCCGTTTCCATGGCGGAAAACGGCGATGCCATCATCGTCGACGGCGAAGAGGGCGTAATCCATCTACGGCCGCAGTCCGATCTCGAAGCCGCCTATGCCGAAAAGGTGCGGTTCCGCGCGCGCCGGCAAGAGGTCTACCGCGAACTGCGCAAGAAGCCGTCGACGACCAGGGACGGCGTCCAGGTCGACCTGTTGATGAATGCGGGACTTGCCGTCGACCTGCCGCAGCTGGCCGAGGCGGGTGCGGCCGGCATCGGCCTGTTCCGCACCGAATTGCAGTTCATGGTCGCCTCGACCTTTCCGCGCGCCGAAGCGCAGGAGAAACTCTACCGCGACGTGCTCGAGGCGGCACGCGGCAAGCCGGTCACATTCCGCACCATCGACATCGGTGGCGACAAGGTGCTGCCCTATTTCAAGGGCGCCATCCAGGAAGAGAACCCGGCGCTTGGCTGGCGGGCGATCCGGCTGACGCTTGACCGGCCGGGGTTGCTGCGCACCCAGATCCGCGCCTTGCTGAAGGCCAGCGGCGGGCGCGAGCTCAAGCTGATGCTGCCGATGGTGACCGAGCTTGGCGAGATCGCCCAGGCGCGCGAGATCATCGACCGCGAGGTACGGCATCTCTCGCGCTTTGCCCATCATCTGCCGACCAGCCTCAAACTCGGCGCCATGCTTGAAGTGCCGTCGCTGCTGTTCCAGCTCGACGAATTGATGAAGGCGGTCGACTTCGTCTCGGTCGGGTCGAACGATCTGTTCCAGTTCGTCATGGCGGTCGACCGCGGCAACACGCAACTGGCCAATCGCTTCGACACGCTGTCGGCGCCGTTCCTGCGTGTGCTCAAGCAGATCGCCGATGCCGGCATCCGCAACCACACGCCGGTGACGCTGTGCGGTGAACTCGCCGGCAAGCCGATCTCGGCGATGGCGCTGATCGGTCTCGGTTTCCGCTCGATCTCGATGTCGCCGGCCTCGATCGGCCCGGTCAAGGCGATGCTGACGGAACTGCCGCTGGACGAGCTGACGGCGTTCTTCGACGACAATCTGATGGCGCCGGCGCAAGGGCTGCCGATGCGGGCGCTGCTGCAGGCCTTCGCCGACGACCGCTCGATCCCGTTGTAG
- a CDS encoding aspartate kinase: MARIVMKFGGTSVADIARIRNVARHVKREVDAGHEVAVVVSAMAGKTNELVAWTREASPMHDAREYDAVVASGEQVTAGLLAITLQNMGVHARSWQGWQIPIKTDNAHGAARILDIDGAFLIRRFGEGQVAVIAGFQGIGTDNRIATLGRGGSDTSAVAIAAAVKADRCDIYTDVDGVYTTDPRIEPKARRLAKISFEEMLEMASLGAKVLQVRSVELAMVHRVRTFVRSSFDDPDAPGMGDLLNPPGTLICDEEEIVEQQVVTGIAYAKDEAQISLRRVGDRPGVAAGIFGPLAEANINVDMIVQNISEDGKFTDMTFTVPSGDVDKALAVLDRLKAEVGYDVVQSEAGMSKVSVIGIGMRSHAGVAATAFKALADKAINIRAITTSEIKISILIDGPYTELAVRTLHSVYGLDKQ; this comes from the coding sequence ATGGCGCGTATCGTGATGAAATTCGGCGGAACCTCCGTCGCCGACATCGCCCGCATCCGCAATGTGGCGCGTCACGTCAAACGCGAGGTCGACGCCGGCCATGAGGTGGCGGTGGTGGTTTCGGCGATGGCCGGCAAGACCAACGAGCTGGTCGCCTGGACGCGTGAGGCCTCACCGATGCATGACGCGCGCGAATATGACGCGGTCGTCGCTTCCGGAGAACAGGTCACGGCCGGCCTGCTCGCCATCACCTTGCAGAACATGGGCGTGCATGCCCGCTCCTGGCAGGGCTGGCAGATCCCGATCAAGACCGACAACGCGCATGGCGCGGCGCGTATCCTCGACATTGACGGCGCCTTCCTGATCAGGCGTTTCGGCGAGGGTCAGGTGGCTGTCATCGCCGGCTTCCAGGGTATCGGGACGGACAATCGGATCGCCACGCTTGGCCGTGGCGGTTCCGACACCAGCGCGGTCGCCATTGCCGCGGCGGTCAAGGCCGACCGTTGCGACATCTACACCGACGTCGACGGGGTCTACACCACCGATCCGCGCATCGAGCCGAAGGCGCGGCGGCTGGCCAAGATCTCGTTCGAGGAAATGCTTGAAATGGCCTCGCTCGGCGCCAAGGTTCTGCAGGTGCGTTCGGTCGAGCTTGCCATGGTGCACAGGGTGCGTACCTTCGTGCGGTCGTCCTTCGACGATCCCGATGCGCCCGGAATGGGGGATTTGCTCAATCCCCCGGGAACGCTCATTTGCGACGAGGAAGAGATCGTGGAACAGCAGGTCGTCACCGGAATTGCCTACGCCAAGGACGAGGCCCAGATTTCGCTGCGCCGCGTCGGCGACCGCCCTGGCGTCGCCGCCGGCATCTTCGGGCCGCTGGCTGAGGCCAACATCAATGTCGACATGATCGTCCAGAACATCTCCGAGGACGGTAAGTTCACCGACATGACCTTCACCGTGCCTTCCGGAGACGTCGACAAGGCGCTTGCCGTGCTCGACCGGCTGAAGGCCGAGGTCGGCTACGATGTCGTGCAGTCGGAAGCCGGCATGTCGAAGGTCTCGGTCATCGGTATCGGCATGCGGAGCCATGCCGGCGTCGCCGCCACCGCCTTCAAGGCGCTGGCCGACAAGGCGATCAATATCCGCGCCATCACCACCTCCGAGATCAAGATTTCGATACTGATCGACGGTCCGTACACCGAACTGGCAGTTCGCACTTTGCATTCCGTCTACGGTCTGGATAAGCAGTAG
- a CDS encoding CHASE3 domain-containing protein has protein sequence MRLQSLPLAAGFAVLALIVGTRALLVEGQRANRAAARETIEYQEQLSGLLSLAQDAEAGQRGYLLTGEKSYLEPYQKAVDAIPGQLARIDAMTPPNDQLALQISHIKDALSQKQAELAVTIALYDKGDAAKALQLVRSGQGKAAMDEIRASVDTIRRIGAADIAARDEHTDQVEAWLRIGSLAALIAIFLLGAYTIRQSRRRFREVVTAQEELMRKNIELGNEIDTREKAESQIRQMQKMEAVGQLTGGIAHDFNNMLAVILSAMNLAQRKLKRGENDIEKFIEAATDAASRAANLTSRLLAFSRLQPLAPQVVDTNRLVTGMSDLLHRALGEGIRIETVLAGGLWKTHADPSQIENAILNLAVNARDAMDNDGKLTIETANSHLDDSYAATHAEVTPGQYVMIAVTDTGTGMSPEVIAKAFEPFFTTKPVDKGTGLGLSQVFGFVKQSGGHVKIYSEPGEGTTIRIYLPRFFGPEEPAALAGRGKSTAKVTETILVVEDDARVRASTTDAMRELGYTVIHVGSGQEALQKLAVTPGIALLFTDIVMPVMNGRKLAEEAVARQPGLKVVFTTGFTRNAVVHNGVLDHDVHFLAKPFTIEQLEAKLREVLDAKR, from the coding sequence ATGCGATTGCAATCGCTGCCGCTTGCCGCCGGCTTCGCCGTGCTGGCACTGATTGTCGGCACCCGCGCCTTGCTGGTCGAGGGCCAAAGGGCCAACCGTGCCGCCGCGCGCGAGACAATCGAATACCAGGAACAGCTTTCAGGGCTGCTATCATTGGCGCAGGATGCCGAGGCCGGCCAGCGCGGCTATCTGCTGACCGGCGAGAAATCCTACCTCGAACCGTACCAGAAGGCTGTCGATGCCATCCCGGGGCAACTTGCCCGCATCGACGCCATGACACCACCCAACGACCAGCTCGCCCTGCAGATCAGCCACATCAAGGACGCGCTTTCACAAAAACAGGCTGAACTCGCCGTGACGATCGCGCTCTACGACAAGGGCGATGCCGCGAAGGCGCTGCAACTTGTCCGCAGTGGTCAGGGCAAGGCCGCGATGGACGAGATCCGCGCCAGCGTGGACACGATCCGGCGCATCGGCGCCGCCGACATCGCTGCGCGCGACGAGCACACCGACCAGGTCGAGGCCTGGCTGCGCATCGGTTCGCTGGCGGCCCTGATCGCGATCTTCCTGCTCGGCGCCTACACAATCCGCCAATCCCGCCGCCGCTTTCGCGAGGTTGTCACCGCCCAGGAAGAACTGATGCGTAAGAACATCGAGCTCGGCAACGAGATCGACACGCGCGAGAAAGCCGAATCCCAGATCCGCCAGATGCAGAAGATGGAAGCCGTCGGGCAACTGACCGGCGGCATCGCCCATGATTTCAATAACATGCTGGCGGTAATCCTCAGCGCTATGAACCTTGCCCAGCGCAAGCTGAAACGCGGCGAGAATGATATCGAGAAATTCATCGAGGCGGCGACGGACGCGGCCAGCCGCGCCGCCAATTTGACCTCCCGGCTGCTTGCCTTCTCCCGTCTGCAGCCGCTGGCGCCGCAGGTGGTCGACACCAACCGGCTGGTGACCGGCATGTCCGACCTTCTGCACCGTGCGCTCGGCGAAGGCATCCGCATCGAAACGGTGCTGGCGGGCGGCCTGTGGAAAACCCACGCCGACCCCAGCCAGATCGAGAACGCCATCCTCAACCTTGCCGTCAATGCCCGCGACGCCATGGACAATGACGGCAAGTTGACCATCGAGACCGCCAACAGCCACCTCGACGACTCTTACGCCGCGACGCATGCCGAAGTCACGCCAGGCCAATATGTGATGATCGCGGTAACCGACACCGGCACCGGCATGTCGCCCGAGGTCATCGCCAAGGCCTTCGAACCTTTCTTCACGACCAAGCCGGTCGACAAAGGCACGGGACTTGGGCTGAGCCAGGTGTTCGGCTTCGTCAAGCAGTCGGGCGGCCACGTCAAGATCTACTCCGAACCGGGCGAAGGCACGACGATCAGGATCTATCTGCCCCGGTTTTTCGGGCCGGAGGAGCCGGCAGCACTTGCCGGGCGCGGCAAGAGCACCGCCAAGGTCACCGAAACGATCCTCGTCGTCGAGGACGACGCCCGCGTGCGGGCCTCAACGACGGACGCCATGCGCGAACTCGGCTACACCGTCATCCACGTCGGCAGCGGCCAGGAGGCGCTTCAGAAACTGGCGGTGACACCGGGCATCGCCCTGCTTTTCACGGACATCGTCATGCCGGTGATGAACGGCCGCAAGCTCGCCGAGGAAGCGGTCGCGCGCCAACCCGGCCTGAAAGTCGTCTTCACCACCGGTTTCACCAGGAATGCCGTCGTCCACAACGGCGTGCTCGACCATGACGTGCACTTCCTGGCCAAGCCGTTCACCATCGAGCAACTCGAGGCTAAGCTACGCGAAGTGCTGGACGCGAAACGATAG
- a CDS encoding GGDEF domain-containing protein, which translates to MRQRPNIREQFRRCNAQFNDTFGHEAGDLVLKQVAATLLDHARDSDVVSRYGGEEFALMLPGTSLADAAERAEALRKAIKQLHLAHRGRTLGTITASFGVSAFPELGASWVEIVNAADRSLYQAKADGRDRVVAGLGRADPNWDLPTASQSVG; encoded by the coding sequence ATGAGGCAACGACCCAACATCCGGGAGCAGTTCAGGCGATGCAATGCGCAATTCAACGACACGTTTGGCCATGAAGCGGGCGATCTGGTGCTCAAGCAGGTCGCCGCCACGCTGCTCGACCACGCGAGGGACAGCGATGTGGTGTCGCGCTATGGCGGTGAGGAATTCGCGCTGATGCTGCCGGGAACGTCGCTCGCCGATGCCGCCGAGCGCGCCGAGGCGCTGCGCAAGGCGATCAAGCAGCTGCATCTGGCGCATCGCGGCCGCACGCTCGGAACCATAACGGCCTCGTTCGGCGTATCCGCCTTCCCGGAACTCGGCGCATCATGGGTCGAAATCGTCAACGCCGCGGATCGTTCGCTCTATCAGGCAAAAGCGGACGGCCGCGACCGCGTCGTTGCCGGATTGGGCAGGGCCGATCCCAACTGGGACCTTCCCACCGCCAGCCAAAGCGTGGGTTAA
- a CDS encoding DDE-type integrase/transposase/recombinase, with translation MRRISMATRDELVKVVAERYARGDRAEKTRILDEFAAVSGVHRKHAMRLLRNGPQAQRSDPRPERRLYDDAVREALIVLWEASDRICGKRLKMLIPILVEAMERHGHLHLTAEIRTRLLAMSAATIDRALREVRDIAGGPRRRRSTASTALRRSIPIRTFSDWQDPPPGFVEADLVAHSGPTTRGSFIQTLCLTDIASGWTECAPLLVREQKLLSEVLTVLRQLLPFQLLGFDTDNDSVFLNETIRDYCLDAGIEFTRCRPYRKNDQAFVEQKNGAVVRRIVGYRRLEGLEAAAALAQLYSTVRLFVNFFQPSFKLAGKERDGARVRKRYHPAATPCQRLLADPRTPEAVRARLAQTQARLDPVKLLQEMRSAQQRLVDIADESCTPALVVSDPALDQFLSGLRTAWKEGEVRPTARARPRQKRGRRRPDPLVKVTGQLRAWFDEEPWRTSRELLVRLQAEQPGQYPDPLLRTLQRRLKIWRKEKAHAMVFGPMHVEPAIEPIAH, from the coding sequence ATGAGGCGGATAAGCATGGCGACGCGGGATGAGCTGGTGAAGGTGGTAGCGGAGCGCTACGCCCGAGGCGATCGGGCAGAGAAGACGCGCATTCTCGATGAATTCGCGGCGGTGAGCGGCGTTCACCGCAAGCATGCCATGCGGTTGCTGCGGAATGGACCACAGGCGCAGCGTTCGGACCCGCGACCGGAGCGCCGGCTTTATGACGACGCGGTGCGCGAAGCGCTGATCGTGCTCTGGGAAGCTTCGGATCGCATCTGTGGCAAGCGTCTGAAGATGCTGATTCCGATTCTGGTGGAGGCGATGGAGCGTCACGGGCATCTGCACCTAACCGCCGAGATCCGCACACGGCTATTGGCGATGAGCGCGGCCACGATCGACCGCGCCCTTCGCGAGGTTCGAGACATCGCTGGTGGGCCGAGACGCCGTCGCAGTACAGCGTCCACCGCGCTGCGGCGCAGCATTCCGATCCGGACCTTCTCCGATTGGCAGGATCCTCCGCCTGGATTCGTCGAGGCCGACCTGGTAGCGCACAGTGGACCGACGACGCGGGGAAGCTTCATACAAACGCTTTGTCTTACCGACATCGCGAGCGGGTGGACGGAATGCGCGCCCTTGCTGGTGCGTGAACAGAAGCTGTTGAGCGAGGTGCTGACGGTATTGCGGCAGCTCCTGCCATTTCAGCTTCTCGGATTCGACACGGACAATGACAGCGTGTTCCTGAACGAGACGATACGCGACTACTGTCTGGATGCCGGCATCGAGTTCACCCGCTGCCGTCCTTACCGCAAAAATGACCAGGCCTTTGTCGAACAGAAGAACGGCGCCGTGGTGCGACGCATTGTCGGGTATCGTCGGCTGGAGGGGCTTGAAGCCGCTGCTGCTCTTGCACAGCTCTATTCGACGGTTCGGCTGTTCGTGAACTTCTTCCAACCCTCCTTCAAGCTGGCCGGAAAGGAACGGGACGGCGCCCGCGTGCGCAAGCGCTATCACCCTGCGGCAACACCGTGCCAGCGACTGCTGGCAGATCCACGCACGCCTGAAGCGGTTCGTGCCAGGCTTGCGCAAACACAGGCGAGGCTGGACCCGGTAAAGCTGCTGCAGGAGATGCGATCGGCGCAGCAGCGCCTCGTCGACATTGCCGATGAATCCTGCACGCCGGCGCTGGTGGTGAGCGATCCGGCGCTGGACCAGTTCCTGTCGGGTTTGCGGACGGCCTGGAAGGAGGGGGAAGTCCGCCCAACCGCAAGAGCCAGGCCGAGGCAAAAGCGAGGACGTCGCCGACCGGATCCGCTCGTGAAGGTCACAGGCCAGTTGCGCGCGTGGTTCGACGAAGAGCCCTGGCGGACGAGCCGCGAATTACTGGTGCGTCTGCAGGCGGAGCAGCCGGGGCAATATCCTGATCCACTTCTGCGCACGCTGCAGCGCCGCTTGAAGATCTGGCGGAAGGAAAAGGCACACGCGATGGTGTTCGGCCCAATGCACGTGGAGCCGGCAATCGAGCCGATCGCGCATTGA
- a CDS encoding sensor domain-containing diguanylate cyclase yields the protein MRIKTQIVATLFSAAALIGLVGGIAIVSQISLTTSGALAEATSVGRQLAETIAFKASDAPHSLFERADALREFVTAQHSDSKRDLVVVNHDKVILADVPGEEKNVGTPYRHDPDNEVGRTIEDGTPRNFVESSTDLSEAINLVAVPIKDAPGKTVGAVLFEYTPLLHAAQQRTNNMLWLIGLCTATAVLISAISAFLLLRGFGAGLSGLNRGIESLARGDAGARIGLTSNDEFGQLARGFDGMASELESSRGQLVEQKAYIEDIVRTVAEGIVVIDGNGQIVSVNPAAAEIIGRRIDKIEGQDWPSVLDIRGLSGDRLAQATSPIELALTTSRGHQAEVRLAKPDGSYLPVIASCNPLNRSDGGIVLTLNDISELRSAERAVNDRAEELVTLNRELKETSQATTRLVKLGELLQACVTFQEAFSVVGSAMPDFFGGLSGTVHLTSASRNLVEEMAHWGTVRSSVGQFAPEDCWALRRGQEHVAGPGMLTPRCNHITENGGRGYVCMPLAAQGETLGIVHLCEPDAAGRPGWLAERQQVLRGVVDTLALALANLRLRETLRQQSIRDPNTGLYNRRYLEETSSRELRRLERSGQPMAVIMLDVDHFKQFVLPHPGMLPNDLSVASP from the coding sequence GTGCGGATCAAGACCCAGATTGTTGCCACCTTATTCAGCGCCGCGGCCTTGATTGGCCTGGTGGGCGGCATTGCGATCGTCTCCCAGATATCGCTGACCACATCCGGCGCGCTCGCCGAAGCGACGAGCGTTGGGCGGCAATTGGCCGAAACGATTGCCTTCAAGGCTTCCGATGCGCCGCATTCCTTGTTTGAAAGGGCAGACGCACTGCGCGAATTCGTGACCGCGCAACACAGCGACTCGAAACGCGACCTCGTTGTCGTCAATCACGACAAGGTCATCCTTGCCGATGTCCCGGGTGAAGAAAAAAATGTCGGCACTCCGTACCGCCACGATCCCGACAATGAAGTCGGCCGGACGATCGAGGATGGCACGCCGCGCAACTTCGTTGAAAGCAGCACCGACCTATCAGAAGCGATCAACCTGGTTGCCGTGCCGATCAAGGATGCTCCCGGCAAGACGGTCGGCGCGGTGCTGTTCGAGTATACGCCGCTGCTGCACGCCGCCCAACAGCGCACCAACAACATGCTCTGGCTCATCGGTCTGTGCACCGCGACCGCCGTGCTGATCTCCGCGATCTCGGCTTTCCTGTTACTGCGTGGCTTTGGCGCCGGTCTTTCCGGCCTCAACCGCGGCATCGAATCGCTGGCGCGCGGCGACGCCGGGGCGCGTATCGGCCTTACCTCCAATGACGAGTTCGGCCAATTGGCGCGAGGCTTCGATGGTATGGCATCCGAACTCGAATCGTCGCGCGGGCAGCTCGTCGAGCAGAAGGCCTATATCGAGGATATTGTCCGCACTGTCGCCGAAGGAATCGTCGTCATCGACGGCAATGGCCAGATCGTCTCGGTCAATCCGGCGGCCGCCGAGATCATCGGGCGGCGCATCGACAAGATCGAGGGCCAGGATTGGCCGTCGGTCCTCGACATCAGGGGACTGTCGGGAGACAGGCTGGCGCAGGCAACATCGCCGATCGAGCTGGCGCTGACCACGAGTCGCGGGCATCAGGCCGAGGTTCGGCTGGCAAAGCCGGACGGATCGTACCTGCCGGTGATTGCGAGCTGCAATCCGCTCAATCGCTCCGACGGCGGGATCGTGCTGACCTTGAACGACATCAGCGAACTGCGCAGCGCCGAGCGGGCCGTCAACGATCGCGCCGAGGAACTGGTAACGCTGAACCGCGAACTGAAAGAGACGTCCCAGGCAACGACCCGCCTGGTCAAGCTCGGCGAACTGCTTCAGGCATGCGTCACCTTCCAGGAGGCATTTTCCGTCGTCGGCTCGGCCATGCCCGATTTCTTCGGCGGATTGAGCGGCACCGTGCATCTTACCAGTGCCTCGCGCAACCTGGTCGAGGAAATGGCGCATTGGGGCACTGTGCGTTCGAGCGTTGGCCAGTTTGCGCCGGAAGATTGCTGGGCGCTGCGACGCGGCCAGGAACATGTTGCCGGCCCCGGCATGCTGACGCCGCGCTGCAACCACATCACCGAGAATGGTGGCCGTGGCTATGTCTGCATGCCCCTGGCGGCTCAGGGGGAGACGCTTGGCATCGTGCATCTGTGCGAACCAGACGCCGCCGGCAGGCCGGGCTGGCTGGCCGAACGGCAACAGGTTCTGCGCGGCGTCGTCGACACGCTGGCGCTGGCATTGGCCAATCTGCGTCTGCGCGAAACGTTACGCCAGCAATCGATCCGCGACCCCAATACCGGGCTCTACAACCGCCGCTATCTCGAGGAGACAAGCAGCCGCGAGTTGAGGCGCCTGGAGCGTTCTGGGCAGCCGATGGCGGTAATCATGCTCGACGTCGATCATTTCAAGCAATTCGTATTGCCTCACCCTGGAATGCTCCCGAACGATCTTTCCGTTGCCTCACCATAA
- a CDS encoding putative glycolipid-binding domain-containing protein, with translation MTVTTASILWRRLDVEGHDACLLSQADGGHSLEGQAIFVQNGKPCCLAYAVICDAGWRTRSARVHGFLGTRKLHYAIERRADGEWMLDGEPQRGVAGLVDVDLGFTPASNLLAIRRFDLGIGEATPAPAAYLSFPALEMVLLEQSYRRLDAIRYAYSAPMFGYEEILDVSPQGFVVDYPGLWKATAQPD, from the coding sequence ATGACGGTCACGACGGCTTCGATCCTTTGGCGCCGGCTGGATGTGGAGGGTCACGACGCCTGCCTGCTTTCGCAAGCCGATGGTGGGCACAGCCTCGAGGGACAGGCCATCTTCGTCCAGAACGGCAAGCCATGCTGCCTTGCCTATGCGGTGATTTGCGACGCCGGCTGGCGCACGCGATCGGCGCGGGTCCATGGTTTTCTCGGCACCCGCAAGCTGCACTACGCCATTGAACGACGTGCCGACGGCGAGTGGATGCTGGACGGCGAGCCTCAGCGGGGCGTTGCCGGCCTTGTCGATGTCGACCTCGGCTTCACGCCGGCATCGAACCTGCTGGCCATCCGCCGGTTCGACCTCGGCATCGGGGAGGCGACGCCCGCTCCAGCCGCCTATCTGAGCTTCCCCGCGCTGGAGATGGTGCTTCTCGAGCAGAGCTATCGGCGTCTCGACGCAATCCGCTACGCGTACAGCGCGCCTATGTTCGGCTATGAAGAGATTCTCGATGTCTCGCCGCAAGGCTTCGTCGTCGACTATCCTGGCCTGTGGAAAGCCACGGCACAGCCAGACTGA
- the ubiG gene encoding bifunctional 2-polyprenyl-6-hydroxyphenol methylase/3-demethylubiquinol 3-O-methyltransferase UbiG, whose protein sequence is MPEPRRSTIDAGEVERFSALAAEWWNPNGKFRPLHKFNPVRLSYIRDQIAARFGRDPRAARPFEGLRILDIGCGGGLLCEPMARLGAEVVGADASETNIEVAKLHAAEGNVSVDYRATTAEDLADAGETFDVILNMEVVEHVADIDLFVAKCGQMVRPGGIMFVATINRTLKALGLAIIGAEYVLRWLPRGTHQFGKLVRPEELEKALGGAGLTIIDRTGVTYNPLADRWARSKDMDVNYMVLAEKGSV, encoded by the coding sequence ATGCCAGAGCCCCGACGATCGACGATCGATGCCGGAGAAGTGGAACGCTTTTCCGCCCTTGCCGCCGAATGGTGGAACCCGAACGGCAAGTTTCGACCGCTGCACAAATTCAATCCGGTCCGGCTTTCCTATATCCGCGACCAGATCGCGGCGCGCTTTGGCCGTGACCCGCGTGCCGCGCGGCCGTTCGAGGGGCTGCGCATCCTCGATATCGGCTGCGGCGGTGGCCTTTTGTGCGAGCCGATGGCGCGGCTTGGCGCCGAGGTCGTGGGAGCGGATGCCTCCGAGACAAACATCGAAGTGGCGAAACTGCACGCGGCCGAAGGCAATGTGAGCGTCGACTACCGCGCCACGACGGCCGAGGACCTTGCCGACGCCGGCGAGACATTCGACGTCATCCTCAACATGGAAGTGGTCGAGCATGTCGCCGACATCGACCTGTTCGTCGCCAAATGCGGACAGATGGTCCGGCCCGGCGGCATCATGTTCGTGGCCACCATCAACCGCACGCTGAAGGCGCTCGGCCTGGCCATCATCGGCGCCGAATATGTGCTGCGCTGGCTGCCGCGCGGCACCCACCAGTTCGGCAAGCTGGTGCGCCCGGAAGAGCTGGAAAAGGCGCTGGGTGGCGCCGGTCTGACCATCATCGACCGCACCGGCGTCACCTACAATCCGCTCGCCGATCGCTGGGCGCGGTCGAAGGACATGGACGTCAATTACATGGTGCTGGCGGAAAAGGGATCGGTCTGA